The following nucleotide sequence is from Parafrankia irregularis.
CGCCGTCAGAGCCGACCGGGCCGTCGAAGCCTCCGGTGCCGCTGGCAAGGTCGTCCGTAGCTGCCACAGCTTCGACGGCAACACCCACGTCCTGATGGCGGACGGCACTACCCGGAAAATCTCCGACATCAAGGTCGGTGACAAGGTCTGGGCCACCAGCCCCGAAACCGCCCAGACCGGCCCCCGCACCGTCACCGCCCTCATGACCGACACCGGCGACAAACACCTCGTCGCCATCACCGTCGCTACCCCCACGGGCCCCGCCACCCTCACCGCCACCGACCACCACCCGTTCTGGGACACCACCGACCACGAGTGGACCGAGGCCGAGGACCTCAACCCCACCGACCGGCTCCAAACCCCCACCGGTGCCATCCCCGTCACCACCACCCGCACCTACCAGGAAACCCACAGCGTCTACAACCTCACCGTCGACGACCTCCACACGTACTATGTCCTCGCCGGCAAGACACCGGTACTTGTACACAACGCCAACTGTCCGGTCTCAGTCAATGACGCTGGGCGCTACGCCGATCTGAGGGGGGTGGTGGGTGATGGGCTTGAAGCCCACCACATTCCTCAAGATGCACTTCATTTCGCCCCAAAGGCTGATGGAGGGGCAATTGTAATGAATCGTGCTGACCATATGCTGACTCGAACTTGGGGTTCGAGGGGCGTAGCTAGCCTGGCGACGGATTCTGGACTTTCGTTCCGTGAGGTTCTCGCCAGGGATATCTGGGATCTTCGAAGGATCGGGCAGCAGCAGTACAGTGATCCCAGCTATTTTAACTCCGGAATTAGAGATCTACTGTCCTTCTATCGGGGTTCCGGACAGCTCTAGGGGGAGATTTTAGATGCTTCGTGAATCGGTCATGGAAGTTGTTGGGAGAGGGCCACTACCTGCGGAGGCGGATGCCACTCAAGAGGCAGTAGAGGTCATCGAGAATCTCCTGAGAAAAATTCCAGAACCAGTGACCGATGAGGAGGCCCAGGAGCTTCTTGGAATGTTCGGTCCAGATGGATGCTTTGGGCTTGCCTGGTACGTTCTGCATCTAATTGAAAGTGCGCCAAATGCTCTAAATGCAAAATATGAGAAGAATTCTCAAAATGAATGGGTAAAATTGCTCGAAGAGCGTCGTTTGGATCGATCTGGCCCAGTTTAGTACGGCGCTCGGTGTGGCGGATGGACCTGCCGTCCGACGACTGACTCGATGTCGTCAGACGGCAGGTCCAGTCCAGGTTGCGGTCGGGTAGCCCCCTCAGTGCCAGTCTCGGGTGAGACGCCCTGAACGAGAGTGTCCGATGACCGGTGGATCGGGTCGTGGCGGTTGGTGATGGGTTAGTTGGTGGTGGTTGGGGTGAGGCGGCCCTCGAAGGTGATCGCGAGGGCGTTCAGCGCGGGCTTCCATCTGATCATCCAGCGGGCCCGGCCACGGCCGGTGGGGTCCAGGGCCCGGGTGACCAGGTACAGGCACTTCAACGCGGCTTCCTCGCTGGGGAAGTGACCGCGGGCACGGACAGCACGCCGGTAGCGGGCGTTCAGTGACTCGATCGCGTTCGTCGTGCAGATCACCTTCCGGATCTCCACGTCGTAGTCGAGAAACGGGATGAATTCTTCCCAGGCGTTGCGCCACAGCCGGATGATGGCCGGGTAGCGGTCGCCCCAGGTCTCGGTGAAATCAGCGAAACGTGCCTCGGCCGAGGCCACGGTCTGAAGCTGCCCCGGTTTCGTTCACAGGTAGGGCTTTGAACGGTTATGCGGCGTTATCGTACTCGTAGTAGCAGGTTTCGTGTTCGTGGGGGCTGAGGTATCCGTTGGTGGAGTGGCGGCGGCGCCGGTTGTAGAAGCCTTCGATGAAGTCGAAGATCGCGGCCCGGGCCTGGTCGTGGGTAACGAAGGTGGTGCGGTCGAGAAGTTCGCATTCGAGCGTGGCGAAGAACGACTCGGTGACCGCATTGTCATAACAGTTGCCGGCGGATCCGACGGAGCGCTTTACCTGCTGCCCGCGGCAGATCTTCGCGAACTCCCGAGACGTATATTGCGTTCCCTGGTCGGAGTGGTGGATCACTCCCGGTTCGGGGCGGCGGTGACGCAGGGCCATTGTCAGTGCGTCGGCGACGAGTGGGGTCTTCTGCTCGGCAGACATGGACCAGCCCACGATCCGCCGGGAGTACAGGTCGAGGACGACCGCCAGATAGAGCCAGCCCTGCTCGGTCGGGACGTAGGTGACGTCCGCAGTCCAGATCTTGTTCGGGGCCGGGGCGGTGAAGTCGCGTTTGACCAGGTCAGGTAGCAGGTGCGCGGCCCGGTCGGATCGGGTCAGGCTTACGCGTCGGCGCCGGTGAACCCCTTGCAGACCAGCCTGTCTCATGAGCCGGGCGACCCGTTTGCGGCTGACGTGCACTCCGGCGGCGGCCAGGTCGGCGCGCACCCGCGGGGCGCCATAGGTGGCCCGCGACGCCTCATGCACTGCAGTGATCTTCGTGGTGAGGGTCTGGTCGTCCGCGGTCCGGGTGGACCGCCCGCCGCGGCGGCGCCAGGCGTAGTAGCCCTCGCGTGACACACCGAGCACGCGGGCCAGGTCGGAGACGGAATGGTGTGTTTTCTCCGCGTCGATCAGAGCGAACTTCATTTCTGATCGGTCTCCGTCGCGAAGAAAATTGTGGCCTTGCGGAGGATGTCGCGTTCCTCGCGGAGCTGCCGGTTCTCCTTCCGGAGCCGTTTCAGCTCCTCACGTTCCGCCGCACTCAGCTCATCCGCACCGGCGGTTTCCTCGCGGGATGCCTCCCGGACCCAGTTACGGATCGACTGCCCCGTCGGGCCATATTCTTTTGCGAGTTCCTCGGGCATCCGCCCAACCCGAACAAGATCCACCATCTGCTGGCGGAACTCCTCCGTGTAAGGCGGTTTTGATCTCGGCACCTGCACTCCTCCCTGGGGTCATT
It contains:
- a CDS encoding IS3 family transposase (programmed frameshift), which produces MPRSKPPYTEEFRQQMVDLVRVGRMPEELAKEYGPTGQSIRNWVREASREETAGADELSAAEREELKRLRKENRQLREERDILRKANNFLRDGDRSEMKFALIDAEKTHHSVSDLARVLGVSREGYYAWRRRGGRSTRTADDQTLTTKITAVHEASRATYGAPRVRADLAAAGVHVSRKRVARLMRQAGLQGVHRRRRVSLTRSDRAAHLLPDLVKRDFTAPAPNKIWTADVTYVPTEQGWLYLAVVLDLYSRRIVGWSMSAEQKTPLVADALTMALRHRRPEPGVIHHSDQGTQYTSREFAKICRGQQVKRSVGSAGNCYDNAVTESFFATLECELLDRTTFVTHDQARAAIFDFIEGFYNRRRRHSTNGYLSPHEHETCYYEYDNAA